A stretch of the Glandiceps talaboti chromosome 23, keGlaTala1.1, whole genome shotgun sequence genome encodes the following:
- the LOC144453118 gene encoding arylsulfatase B-like — protein MKFVLILMFMYMFAVLLVTPSNGDDENSKEGDDSGEDECGVYVLGKKRPHFVVVMSCSTGWSDVSWNYPAVHTPNMESLAREGVILNQTYVQQLCSPSRAAFLTGYYAFRLGFGRATIFPQQPAYLRRNFTTIAEALKPLGYSTHILGKWHLGSCRWDVTPTYRGFDSFLGTHEYYTNYETHTTNFPMISLLDECIGNITNALKAKGMWENTVFLYLSDHATFVTSGVSWPFRGGAGTTFDGALRSPAFISGKLLEKTGYVNNEVIHITDFFPTFLKLAGGTPDPKLDGMNIWDTLSKGSPTPRKETVQHLDVYPDSYHYVMRVGDYKLMDGQWNFFYRLDNTGDAYLTEALDTWIPPIDLENPDIPNVPAAPYNTTLLFNIAEDPRETTDLSASMPEKVEELRQAAQKYIETAPPTFWPDLDYESGNPGNRGGVWSPGWC, from the exons ATGAAGTTCGTCCTTATATtgatgttcatgtacatgtttgcCGTTTTGCTGGTAACGCCATCTAACG GTGATGATGAGAACAGCAAAGAAGGTGATGACAGTGGTGAAGATGAATGTGGAG TTTATGTTTTAG GGAAGAAGAGGCCACACTTCGTTGTTGTGATGTCATGTAGTACGG GTTGGTCTGATGTATCATGGAACTATCCTGCCGTGCACACACCAAACATGGAAAGTTTGGCCAGAGAGGGCGTCATTCTTAACCAGACCTATGTTCAACAACTGTGCTCTCC ATCACGTGCTGCCTTTTTGACTGGCTATTATGCATTCAGATTAGGTTTTGGG CGAGCAACTATTTTTCCACAACAGCCAGCTTATCTGAGAAGGAACTTTACAACAATAGCTGAAGCCTTGAAACCATTGGGATATTCAACCCATATACTTGGAAA ATGGCATCTTGGGTCTTGTCGATGGGATGTAACACCCACATATCGTGGTTTTGACTCTTTCCTTGGAACACATGAATATTATACGAATTATGAAACCCACACGACTAATTTTC CCATGATCTCACTACTCGATGAATGCATAGGAAATATAACGAACGCACTAAAAGCCAAGGGAATGTGGGAGAACACCGTCTTCCTTTACCTTTCTGAT CATGCCACGTTTGTCACCTCTGGAGTCAGTTGGCCTTTCAGAGGTGGTGCCGGAACCACCTTTGATGGAGCCCTCCGTTCACCTGCGTTTATCAGTGGAAAGCTGTTAGAGAAGACAGGCTATGTTAACAATGA GGTAATACATATTACTGATTTTTTCCCAACATTCCTGAAGCTAGCTGGTGGAACACCAG ATCCTAAACTGGACGGGATGAATATATGGGATACTCTATCCAAGGGATCACCTACACCAAGAAAGGAAACTGTGCAACACTTGGACGTTTACCCTGATTCATACCATTATGTCATGAG ggTTGGAGACTACAAATTGATGGATGGtcaatggaattttttttataggtTAGATAACACAGGTGATGCTTATCTAACTGAAGCTCTAG ACACCTGGATTCCACCAATAGATCTGGAAAATCCTGATATACCCAATGTTCCTGCTGCTCCATATAACACCACACTTCTGTTTAATATAGCAG AGGATCCAAGAGAAACAACAGATTTGTCAGCAAGTATGCCAGAAAAGGTGGAAGAGTTACGTCAGGCAGCCCAAAAATACATTGAGACTGCCCCGCCGACATTCTGGCCTGACTTAGATTATGAAAGTGGTAACCCTGGCAACCGTGGTGGTGTATGGAGTCCTGGATGGTGTTAA
- the LOC144453119 gene encoding uncharacterized protein LOC144453119, giving the protein MAAVRAAKAYILFNFFEKCPPSSPRFKTFVEEWKSLGSVVMKYCDDMISAQLHENLDPEGKYEVMSYSEYTRHDHFSMDDPPLSTPQWNEMMVGARRSGQVFHKGAFREVETLFYDELAPSIPASEDSVYFVSTYKASDHIPLKPLEIKWREWTHAHFINTRAANELQLQNLGLYKRFSRVGAFTYIVRGEFLNFKKDLKIGWDIVNKVRHSRVPCGLLLDDVSLYKIKPRNIILPKDVDSVSETLLSTDKKWLVGD; this is encoded by the exons ATGGCGGCTGTCAGGGCAGCTAAAGCCTACATTCTGTTCAATTTCTTCGAAAAATGCCCTCCGTCATCTCCACGTTTTAAAACATTTGTCGAGGAATGGAAATCCTTGGGTTCTGTGGTCATGAAATATTGTGACGATATGATATCAGCGCAGTTGCACGAGAATTTAGACCCGGAAG GTAAATATGAAGTGATGAGTTACAGTGAATATACAAGACATGACCATTTTAGTATGGATGATCCACCTCTATCAACACCACAATGGAATGAGATGATGGTTGGTGCCAGGAGATCTGGTCAGGTATTTCATAAAG GAGCATTTCGTGAAGTAGAAACATTATTCTATGATGAGCTTGCACCATCAATACCAGCAAGTGAAGATTCAGTATATTTTGTGTCAACTTATAAG GCCTCTGATCACATACCACTGAAACCTCTAGAAATTAAATGGCGGGAATGGACCCATGCTCATTTCATCAACACAAGGGCAGCCAATGAACTTCAGCTTCAGAATTTAGGTCTTTACAAGCGTTTCAGCAGAGTTGGTGCCTTCACATACATAGTAAGAGGAgaatttctaaattttaaaaaagattTGAAAATTGGATGGGATATTGTTAATAAGGTGCGACATTCAAGAGTGCCATGTGGTTTATTGCTtgatgatgtctcactatataAGATAAAACCAAGGAATATTATCTTGCCAAAAGATGTCGATTCTGTATCGGAAACTCTCCTGTCCACGGATAAAAAATGGTTGGTTGGAGACTAG